In Pyrus communis chromosome 8, drPyrComm1.1, whole genome shotgun sequence, one genomic interval encodes:
- the LOC137743693 gene encoding cytochrome P450 94C1-like, whose product MTTLESMCSTFSLVFFSFTSLFSLFSLLIFIIRLRPWCNCHVCRSVLTSSWLGSFDNLCDWYTHLLRKSPTGTIHVHVLGNIITANPENVEHIIKTNFHNYPKGKLFTTILGDLLGRGIFNVDGDAWRFQRKMASLELGSVSVRSYAHEIVSTEIQSRLIPLFASVAGSEGENGVFDLQDLFRRFSFDNICKFSFGLDPECLQLSLPISDFAVAFDLASKLSAERAITSSPIVWKIKRFFNLGSERQLKEAVKMVDNLAKNMIKQRREMGTFLTQKDLLSRFMANIDDDQYLRDIVVSFLLAGRDTISSGLTSLFYLLAKHPEVKREIREELDHVMGPTREGLATATFDQMRELHYLHAVLYETMRLYPPVQFDSKFCQEDDVLPDGTFVRSGTRVTYHQYAMGRMESIWGSDCLDFKPDRWMKKGAFSPESPYKYPIFQGGERVCLGKELAVMEMKCVAVALVRKFDIQVLDPERRPQFVPGLTATVSGGLPVRIKEREG is encoded by the coding sequence atGACTACTTTGGAGTCCATGTGCAGTACCTTCTCCCtcgtcttcttctccttcacatCCCTGTTTTCGTTGTTTTCGTTGCTGATATTCATCATTAGGCTTCGGCCGTGGTGCAACTGCCACGTCTGTCGAAGCGTTCTGACCTCGAGCTGGTTAGGAAGCTTCGACAATCTCTGCGACTGGTACACTCACCTTCTCAGAAAGTCGCCCACTGGAACCATCCACGTACACGTCCTCGGCAACATCATCACCGCCAATCCAGAAAACGTCGAGCACATAATCAAAACCAACTTCCATAACTACCCAAAAGGCAAGTTATTCACCACCATCCTTGGCGATCTTTTGGGCCGCGGAATCTTCAACGTCGACGGTGATGCGTGGCGGTTCCAGCGTAAGATGGCGAGTTTGGAGCTAGGCAGCGTCTCCGTCCGCTCCTACGCGCACGAGATCGTGAGTACTGAAATCCAATCCAGACTAATTCCGCTATTTGCCTCGGTTGCCGGTAGTGAAGGCGAAAACGGCGTCTTTGACTTGCAGGACCTGTTTCGACGGTTTTCTTTCGACAACATCTGCAAATTCTCTTTCGGATTGGACCCAGAATGTCTCCAGCTGTCCCTTCCGATATCCGACTTCGCGGTCGCCTTTGATTTGGCGTCAAAGCTCTCCGCGGAGCGGGCAATAACGTCTTCACCGATCGTGTGGAAGATAAAAAGATTTTTCAACCTGGGGTCGGAGAGGCAGCTGAAGGAGGCCGTTAAAATGGTGGACAACTTGGCCAAGAACATGATCAAACAGCGTCGTGAAATGGGTACTTTTTTGACGCAGAAGGACCTTCTCTCTCGATTCATGGCCAACATTGACGACGATCAGTACCTCAGAGACATTGTCGTGAGCTTTTTGTTGGCGGGCCGTGACACCATCTCTTCCGGGTTGACCAGCTTGTTTTATTTACTGGCAAAGCACCCGGAAGTTAAGCGGGAGATCCGGGAGGAATTGGATCACGTTATGGGTCCGACCAGAGAGGGGCTTGCGACTGCGACCTTTGATCAAATGCGGGAATTACACTACTTGCATGCGGTGCTTTATGAGACAATGAGGTTGTACCCGCCAGTACAATTCGATTCCAAGTTTTGTCAGGAGGATGATGTATTACCCGATGGTACTTTTGTCCGGAGCGGGACTAGAGTTACGTACCATCAGTACGCAATGGGCCGGATGGAGAGCATTTGGGGTTCGGATTGTCTCGATTTCAAGCCCGATAGGTGGATGAAGAAGGGGGCTTTTTCTCCCGAGAGTCCATACAAGTATCCAATTTTTCAGGGCGGGGAGAGGGTTTGTTTGGGGAAGGAATTAGCGGTGATGGAAATGAAATGTGTCGCGGTCGCACTTGTTAGGAAGTTTGATATTCAGGTTCTGGATCCTGAACGGAGACCGCAGTTTGTACCCGGCCTCACTGCCACCGTGAGCGGCGGCCTGCCGGTTCGGATTAAAGAAAGGGAAGGCTGA